A stretch of Hydrogenothermus marinus DNA encodes these proteins:
- a CDS encoding nicotinamidase: MKVKITDLDALIIVDMQNDFMPDGVLPVKDADKIIPRLNEYIKMFEEKSNPVFFTRDWHPENHISFKGFGGIWPPHCVQDTEGAKFHKDLYIPSDNKFIISKGDSRDFDAYSGFQGTILNDLLKERGIKRLFVGGVATDYCVKNTVLGGLNLGYQVFVLEDGIKGVDVNEGDSEKALNLMLDKGATLIKFEDIK, translated from the coding sequence ATGAAAGTAAAAATAACAGACCTTGATGCTTTAATTATAGTTGATATGCAAAATGATTTTATGCCAGATGGAGTACTTCCTGTAAAAGATGCAGATAAAATAATTCCAAGACTTAATGAATATATAAAAATGTTTGAAGAAAAATCAAATCCTGTATTTTTTACAAGGGATTGGCATCCAGAAAATCATATATCTTTTAAAGGTTTTGGGGGAATATGGCCACCTCACTGTGTTCAAGATACAGAAGGAGCTAAATTCCATAAAGATTTATACATTCCTTCAGATAACAAATTTATAATCTCAAAAGGTGATTCAAGAGATTTTGATGCATACTCAGGATTTCAAGGAACTATTTTAAATGATTTATTAAAAGAAAGAGGAATAAAAAGATTATTTGTTGGTGGAGTTGCAACAGATTATTGTGTAAAAAATACAGTCTTAGGCGGATTAAATTTAGGCTATCAAGTTTTTGTACTTGAAGATGGAATAAAAGGAGTAGATGTTAATGAAGGAGACAGCGAAAAAGCTTTAAACTTAATGCTTGACAAAGGAGCAACCTTAATAAAGTTTGAAGATATAAAATGA
- a CDS encoding NUDIX domain-containing protein gives MAIKTPYVAVDGIVQLFDEKDNFQGIVLIERKNPPLGLAIPGGFVDIGETVEDAVKREMKEEISLDVEIVRILGVYSDPKRDPRFHTVSVVFICKAYGMPKASSDAKEVKIFKLEEIPFDKLVFDHEKILKDFINR, from the coding sequence ATGGCAATAAAAACTCCTTATGTAGCTGTTGATGGTATAGTTCAATTATTTGATGAAAAAGATAATTTTCAAGGTATTGTTCTTATTGAAAGAAAAAATCCACCTTTAGGACTTGCTATTCCGGGAGGATTTGTTGATATTGGAGAAACTGTTGAAGATGCAGTAAAAAGAGAAATGAAAGAAGAAATAAGCCTTGATGTTGAGATAGTAAGAATTTTAGGTGTGTATTCTGATCCAAAAAGAGATCCAAGATTTCATACTGTTTCTGTAGTTTTTATATGTAAAGCTTATGGAATGCCGAAAGCAAGTTCTGATGCTAAAGAAGTAAAAATCTTTAAATTAGAAGAAATTCCTTTTGATAAATTAGTTTTTGATCATGAAAAAATATTAAAGGATTTTATTAATAGATAA
- a CDS encoding CsgG/HfaB family protein yields the protein MFIRNINLFIVPSILFFVGIFLVSCAGTSVSSVKGTEQSITKTAAYKGPKARIAVASIKCKAAKCNGQIGSGLRDMLISALANSNRFIVLGGSEELQELEKEINLSQSGYIRQESAIQPGGWEAADIIVLGSITAFEPNAGGIGAGGIGIPLGVPLIGGVKFGKKEAYIAMDLRLVDVRTRRIVAATTVEGKASSFNVGGLGAGFTGGLILGGGLSVYKNTPMEKAVRVLIDKSVDFIAKRTPEEYYRYTPEGKEINSTQPPVNSGVATKPTNKPTTPVLAGGIKRAQVEFEPGSKVLFSEDFSNCTEKPTTLKVVEGDFECVEFGGRKWLVNIVGSSKAVKKVNLGEDFAIEFDIYVTEKPSGLLSISLGSDGRGGEISFTNDYVSTIGVHLLGKELTKRLSRKTIHHVAIQKKENFLRLFVDGNRLATEEIDPIRMSQNNDGFVIVQRGNINEGNYFLITNIRVTSY from the coding sequence ATGTTTATAAGAAACATTAATTTGTTTATCGTTCCTTCAATTCTTTTTTTCGTAGGTATTTTCTTAGTATCTTGTGCTGGTACTTCAGTAAGCTCAGTAAAAGGAACAGAGCAAAGTATAACAAAAACAGCAGCTTACAAGGGTCCAAAGGCAAGAATAGCTGTTGCTTCAATAAAATGTAAAGCTGCTAAATGTAATGGTCAAATTGGAAGTGGTCTTAGAGATATGCTTATTAGCGCTTTAGCAAATTCAAACAGATTTATAGTTCTTGGAGGAAGTGAAGAACTTCAGGAATTGGAGAAAGAAATAAATCTTTCTCAAAGTGGCTATATTAGACAAGAAAGTGCTATCCAACCAGGTGGATGGGAAGCAGCAGATATTATAGTTTTAGGTTCAATAACGGCATTTGAACCTAATGCTGGTGGTATAGGTGCTGGGGGAATAGGTATCCCTTTAGGAGTTCCTCTTATAGGTGGAGTTAAATTTGGGAAAAAAGAGGCTTATATAGCTATGGATTTAAGACTTGTTGATGTTAGAACAAGAAGAATAGTTGCTGCAACTACTGTAGAAGGTAAAGCATCTTCCTTTAATGTTGGTGGATTAGGGGCTGGATTTACAGGTGGATTAATATTAGGTGGTGGCCTTTCTGTATACAAAAATACACCTATGGAAAAAGCTGTAAGAGTTCTTATAGATAAATCTGTAGATTTTATAGCAAAAAGAACTCCTGAGGAATATTATAGATATACACCAGAAGGTAAAGAAATAAATTCTACACAACCACCAGTAAATTCTGGAGTTGCAACTAAACCAACTAATAAACCTACTACTCCAGTATTAGCAGGAGGAATAAAAAGAGCACAAGTTGAATTTGAACCAGGTAGTAAAGTTTTATTTTCAGAAGACTTTTCTAACTGCACTGAAAAACCTACAACTTTAAAAGTAGTAGAGGGTGATTTTGAGTGTGTAGAATTTGGTGGAAGAAAATGGTTAGTAAATATAGTAGGTAGTTCAAAAGCTGTTAAAAAAGTAAATCTTGGAGAAGACTTCGCTATAGAATTTGATATTTATGTAACAGAAAAACCAAGTGGATTACTTTCTATCTCACTAGGAAGCGATGGTAGAGGTGGAGAGATTAGTTTTACTAATGATTATGTATCTACAATAGGTGTTCATCTTTTGGGAAAAGAATTAACTAAAAGGCTTTCTCGTAAAACAATTCATCATGTTGCTATACAAAAAAAAGAAAATTTTCTTCGCCTATTTGTTGATGGAAATAGACTTGCTACAGAAGAGATTGATCCTATAAGAATGAGTCAGAACAATGATGGTTTTGTAATAGTTCAAAGAGGAAACATTAATGAAGGAAACTATTTTCTTATAACTAATATAAGAGTTACTTCTTATTAA
- a CDS encoding bifunctional 3'-5' exonuclease/DNA polymerase, producing the protein MKFSYITEKKQLENIIPILKAEKYLYLDTEVAVKNFKNIDFFSDKVRLIQIGTEKDIFVIDIFKIGKENINILKPILEEKGLIGHNLKFDIKFLKTNFDIFPKIVFDTMIASQIISEGKDTKHSLLAVSKREADLDLDKSQQKSPWHLTDLLEEQIKYAANDIEALRQIFPSLKEKLNQMKTPHKATGETKEIFGVENPVAAVEFTFIPNLALIELKGMPIDKNLLDKMLKQLSSEYQSLYIDFFRKYGIDPFSPQKVANWLTNKLKLKLPKTEKGSISSQDKYLRKYENKPEVQKLIEIRTKKKLLDKVKELNEYITPDLEDENTGRIRSLYRQIGAPTGRMSSSKPNLQNIPPVLRKLFRPAKNYSMIVADYSQIELRIAAEYTKDQVMINAFKQGLDLHRFTASLITGKDYEDITKEERQMAKAINFGLIYGISPRSLMEYASSSYGVEISLKEAQIFHEKFFEHYKGFKKWHEETKEKLKNHREIEVVSLLGRRMKVMKFTDAVNYPIQATGSDMLKMAVNFFGKLKKDLDAYIVNLVHDEIIVEAKEDIKEEAKAILEESMKKAGEILLKNVPIKYEIEIVTNWSEK; encoded by the coding sequence ATGAAATTTTCATATATTACAGAGAAAAAACAGCTTGAAAATATAATACCAATTTTAAAAGCAGAAAAATATCTTTACTTAGATACAGAAGTAGCAGTAAAGAATTTTAAAAATATAGATTTTTTTTCAGATAAAGTTAGATTAATTCAGATTGGAACAGAAAAAGATATTTTTGTAATAGATATATTTAAAATAGGAAAAGAAAATATAAATATCTTAAAGCCAATTTTAGAAGAAAAAGGACTAATAGGACATAACCTAAAATTTGATATTAAATTTTTAAAAACAAATTTTGATATATTTCCCAAAATAGTTTTTGATACTATGATAGCATCTCAAATAATATCAGAAGGAAAAGATACAAAGCATTCACTTCTTGCAGTTTCAAAAAGAGAAGCAGACCTTGACTTAGATAAATCTCAACAAAAATCACCATGGCATTTAACAGACCTTTTAGAAGAACAGATAAAATATGCGGCAAATGATATTGAAGCTTTAAGACAGATTTTTCCAAGTTTAAAAGAAAAATTAAATCAGATGAAAACACCTCATAAAGCAACAGGGGAAACAAAAGAGATTTTTGGAGTAGAAAATCCGGTTGCGGCAGTAGAATTTACCTTTATTCCAAATCTTGCTTTAATAGAACTAAAGGGAATGCCAATAGATAAAAATTTACTAGACAAAATGTTAAAACAACTATCTTCAGAGTATCAAAGCTTATATATTGATTTTTTTAGAAAGTATGGAATAGATCCTTTTTCACCTCAAAAAGTAGCAAACTGGCTTACAAACAAGCTCAAATTAAAACTTCCCAAAACAGAAAAAGGCTCTATCTCATCTCAAGATAAATATTTAAGAAAGTATGAAAATAAACCAGAAGTACAAAAACTTATAGAAATAAGAACAAAAAAGAAACTTCTTGATAAAGTAAAAGAGCTAAATGAATATATAACCCCAGATTTAGAAGATGAAAACACAGGAAGAATAAGAAGCTTATATAGACAGATAGGAGCACCTACAGGTAGGATGTCATCATCTAAACCAAATTTACAAAATATACCACCAGTTTTAAGAAAATTGTTCAGACCTGCAAAAAATTACTCTATGATAGTTGCAGATTATTCACAGATAGAACTTAGAATTGCCGCAGAATATACAAAAGACCAAGTAATGATAAATGCTTTCAAACAAGGTTTAGACCTTCATAGATTTACTGCATCATTAATTACAGGAAAAGATTATGAAGACATAACAAAAGAAGAAAGACAGATGGCAAAAGCTATAAATTTCGGACTTATTTATGGAATATCACCTCGCTCATTAATGGAATATGCAAGTAGTAGCTATGGAGTAGAAATATCTTTAAAAGAAGCACAAATTTTCCATGAAAAATTTTTTGAGCATTACAAAGGCTTTAAAAAATGGCATGAAGAAACTAAAGAAAAACTAAAAAATCATAGAGAAATAGAAGTTGTATCTTTACTTGGAAGAAGAATGAAAGTTATGAAATTTACAGATGCAGTAAATTATCCTATTCAAGCAACAGGAAGTGATATGCTAAAAATGGCAGTAAACTTTTTTGGAAAATTGAAAAAAGATTTAGATGCATATATTGTAAATCTTGTCCATGATGAAATTATTGTAGAAGCAAAAGAAGATATAAAAGAAGAAGCTAAAGCTATTTTAGAAGAAAGTATGAAAAAAGCAGGAGAAATATTACTAAAAAATGTACCTATAAAATATGAGATTGAAATAGTTACTAACTGGTCTGAAAAATAG
- a CDS encoding penicillin-binding protein 1A has product MLLVISIFLYFLYLTFTLPDIKKLENFQPSQATRIYDYKGKLLSEIYLQKRIYVPIEKIPDFVKKAFIATEDKSFYTNIGIDFEAILRALINDIKAGHIVEGGSTISQQLIKNLFLTPKRTINRKIREIILAIKLNMIYPKDKILELYLNEIYLGHGAYGIEAASETYFGKHVWQLNICEAAVLAGLPKAPSKYDPFKNIEEATYRRDVVINNMLKEGYIDEDTAEKCKSEPINLNYDKPEKIYDYSVEAVKKWLVDRYGYEALTKGGYKVYTTIDKDLQMNASEIMKNNIELLQDKFGIRTLTKQEIETLLNQYKKQKKIKRLKEGNIYIGLVSDIKKNKVKILLPNFEGYFNYKKTKYFHKGMPVYVRYKGGNQFEFVPYLEGALVAIDQKTGEIRALVGGYDIKKSQFNRALYAKRQTGSSFKPIVYLDALMNGYTQVSVLKDEPISFWDPDRYEEWIPENFYKKFYGDVSLRYALVHSLNVASVYLYDKLNSEEVINLAYKLGIKTELPNVKSLVLGTADISPLEMATVYATFANYGKKCEPFLIKKIENSKGEVIYENKPNCQQVVPEDIDAVLIDMLEGVIKEGTGKQANVLGLPLAGKTGTTDEYSDGWFIGFSPYITTAVWVGYDIKKKIGWKATGARTALPIWIDFMATAHANIDKVEDFKFPDDTAYYPINEKTFSLSDGICDYKKELFIIGTEPEYDCEGNFRFYIPDKFLTFLNEDIPEFKIKQVENGN; this is encoded by the coding sequence TTGCTTTTAGTTATTTCTATATTTTTATATTTTCTATACTTAACTTTTACTTTACCTGATATAAAGAAATTAGAAAATTTTCAACCTTCACAAGCTACAAGAATATATGATTATAAAGGTAAATTACTTTCTGAAATCTACCTTCAAAAAAGAATTTATGTTCCAATAGAAAAAATACCTGACTTTGTCAAAAAAGCATTTATAGCTACAGAAGATAAAAGTTTTTATACAAATATAGGAATAGATTTTGAAGCTATATTAAGAGCACTTATAAATGATATTAAAGCAGGGCATATAGTAGAAGGTGGAAGTACAATATCTCAACAGCTTATAAAAAATCTATTTTTAACACCAAAAAGAACAATAAATAGGAAAATAAGAGAAATTATTTTAGCTATAAAACTAAATATGATTTATCCAAAAGATAAAATTTTAGAGCTTTATCTAAATGAGATATATTTAGGGCATGGGGCTTATGGGATTGAAGCGGCATCTGAAACTTACTTTGGTAAACATGTATGGCAGTTAAATATATGTGAAGCGGCAGTTTTAGCAGGACTTCCAAAAGCACCAAGTAAGTATGATCCTTTTAAAAATATAGAAGAAGCAACATATAGAAGAGATGTAGTAATAAATAATATGTTAAAAGAAGGTTATATAGATGAAGATACTGCAGAAAAATGTAAATCAGAGCCTATAAATCTTAATTATGATAAACCTGAAAAAATATATGATTATTCAGTGGAAGCTGTTAAAAAATGGTTAGTAGATAGATATGGATATGAAGCTTTAACTAAAGGTGGATATAAAGTATATACAACTATAGATAAAGATTTACAGATGAATGCTTCTGAAATAATGAAAAATAACATAGAATTACTTCAAGATAAATTTGGAATTAGAACTCTTACTAAACAGGAAATAGAAACTTTATTAAATCAGTATAAAAAGCAAAAAAAAATAAAAAGATTAAAAGAAGGGAATATATATATAGGTTTAGTTTCTGATATTAAGAAAAACAAAGTTAAGATTCTTTTACCAAACTTTGAAGGATATTTTAATTATAAAAAAACAAAATATTTTCATAAAGGAATGCCTGTTTATGTAAGATATAAAGGAGGAAATCAGTTTGAGTTTGTTCCTTATTTAGAAGGTGCATTAGTTGCAATTGATCAAAAAACAGGAGAGATAAGAGCTTTAGTAGGTGGATATGATATAAAAAAATCACAATTTAATAGAGCTTTATATGCAAAAAGGCAAACTGGTTCTTCATTTAAACCTATTGTTTATTTAGATGCATTAATGAATGGTTATACCCAGGTTTCTGTTTTAAAAGATGAGCCTATATCTTTTTGGGATCCTGATAGATATGAAGAATGGATACCGGAAAATTTTTATAAAAAGTTTTATGGAGATGTTTCTTTAAGATATGCCCTTGTTCATAGTTTAAATGTAGCTTCTGTATATCTTTATGATAAATTAAATTCTGAAGAAGTAATAAATTTAGCTTATAAACTTGGGATAAAAACAGAGCTTCCAAATGTTAAATCTCTTGTTCTTGGAACTGCAGATATATCCCCTCTTGAAATGGCAACTGTTTATGCCACATTTGCAAATTATGGTAAGAAATGTGAGCCATTTTTAATAAAAAAGATAGAAAATAGTAAAGGCGAAGTTATTTATGAAAATAAACCTAACTGTCAACAAGTTGTACCAGAAGATATAGACGCAGTATTAATAGATATGTTAGAAGGTGTTATCAAAGAAGGAACAGGAAAACAGGCAAATGTTTTAGGACTTCCTTTAGCAGGGAAAACAGGAACAACAGATGAATATTCAGATGGTTGGTTTATTGGATTTTCACCATATATTACTACTGCAGTATGGGTTGGTTATGATATAAAGAAAAAGATTGGCTGGAAAGCTACAGGAGCAAGAACTGCCCTTCCTATCTGGATAGATTTTATGGCTACAGCTCACGCAAATATTGATAAAGTAGAAGATTTTAAATTTCCTGATGATACTGCCTATTATCCTATAAATGAAAAAACTTTTAGCCTTTCTGATGGAATTTGTGATTATAAAAAAGAGTTATTTATAATTGGTACTGAACCGGAATATGATTGTGAAGGTAATTTTAGATTTTATATTCCAGATAAATTTTTAACATTTTTAAATGAAGATATTCCCGAATTTAAAATAAAGCAGGTAGAAAATGGAAATTAA
- the recO gene encoding DNA repair protein RecO — MIFIKDEAIVLRKSEVGDKDLSITVYTKTLGKENIYVKGAQIIKHPFLPVLQPFNWFKGVLIRYKEKLYIKEIDKSYNLAYNYTKDLDKLKTAIWILETFDKYTLFPDKNMFTFLKKTLYFLSKTNNLENYKLSFVIKYIYLYGIFPMISKCIKCEIDINSSNFAKFSFKKRGSICKKCSKDKKTDLTYNQILDINKLLKKDLKEIDKINIKNPESLINKLTKYLESETSL, encoded by the coding sequence ATGATTTTTATAAAAGATGAAGCAATAGTTTTAAGGAAATCAGAGGTCGGAGATAAAGATTTATCTATTACTGTATATACAAAAACCCTTGGAAAAGAAAATATTTATGTAAAAGGAGCTCAAATTATAAAGCATCCCTTTTTACCAGTCTTACAGCCATTTAACTGGTTTAAAGGAGTTTTGATTAGATATAAAGAAAAGCTTTATATAAAAGAGATAGATAAAAGTTATAATCTTGCATATAACTATACAAAAGATTTAGACAAACTAAAAACTGCTATCTGGATTTTAGAAACATTTGATAAATATACATTATTTCCTGATAAAAATATGTTCACTTTTTTAAAAAAAACCCTTTATTTTCTATCAAAAACTAATAACTTAGAAAACTATAAACTATCATTTGTAATTAAATATATCTATCTTTATGGAATTTTTCCAATGATTTCAAAATGTATAAAATGCGAAATAGATATTAATAGCTCAAATTTTGCAAAATTTTCTTTCAAAAAAAGAGGAAGTATATGTAAAAAATGCAGTAAAGATAAAAAAACAGATTTAACTTATAATCAGATTTTAGATATAAACAAACTTTTAAAAAAAGATCTAAAAGAAATAGACAAAATTAATATAAAAAATCCAGAATCTCTAATCAATAAACTTACTAAATATTTAGAAAGCGAAACAAGCTTATAA
- a CDS encoding superoxide dismutase — MDYKAKDFTNLIGMDGFSKELLEQHFTLYNGYVANTNKLLEILKSMREEGKLGTPEFAEVKRRLGWEFNGMRLHEYYFENLGGDGNLNKEGKLAKLFEENFGNYENWENEFKAIGKMRGISWVILYQDNISGDLINFWINEHDVAHPAGCKPILVMDVFEHAFLTDYGLNRADYIEAFFKNINWEVVENRLI, encoded by the coding sequence ATGGATTATAAAGCAAAAGATTTTACAAATTTAATAGGTATGGATGGTTTTAGTAAGGAGCTTTTAGAACAACACTTTACTTTGTATAATGGTTATGTGGCTAATACAAATAAACTTCTTGAGATTCTAAAAAGTATGAGAGAAGAAGGCAAACTTGGAACACCTGAATTTGCAGAAGTAAAAAGAAGACTTGGCTGGGAATTTAATGGAATGAGACTTCATGAATACTATTTTGAAAATCTTGGAGGTGATGGAAATCTAAATAAAGAAGGGAAATTAGCAAAGCTTTTTGAAGAAAACTTTGGAAATTATGAAAACTGGGAAAATGAGTTTAAAGCTATAGGTAAAATGAGAGGCATTAGCTGGGTTATTTTATATCAGGATAATATTAGTGGTGATCTCATTAATTTCTGGATAAATGAGCATGATGTAGCACATCCTGCAGGATGTAAACCTATACTTGTAATGGATGTTTTTGAGCATGCATTCTTGACAGATTATGGATTAAATAGAGCTGACTATATAGAAGCCTTCTTTAAAAATATAAACTGGGAAGTTGTAGAAAATAGACTGATTTAA
- the dksA gene encoding RNA polymerase-binding protein DksA, with product MEHLTPEQIEEIKNSLLEWKKQILKESKEAVGEPLSYEGGDEIDRADTEAGRFLTLRNLDRDRKVLKKIEYSLRKIEAGTYGICEVCGAEIPFERLKARPVANLCIKCKEIEEENE from the coding sequence TTGGAACATTTAACACCAGAGCAGATAGAAGAGATTAAAAATTCCCTTTTAGAATGGAAAAAACAGATACTAAAAGAAAGTAAAGAAGCAGTAGGTGAGCCTTTATCTTATGAAGGAGGAGATGAGATAGATAGAGCAGATACAGAAGCAGGAAGATTTTTAACATTAAGAAACCTTGATAGAGATAGAAAAGTTTTGAAAAAAATAGAGTATTCACTTAGAAAAATAGAAGCAGGAACTTATGGAATTTGCGAAGTGTGTGGAGCAGAAATACCTTTTGAAAGATTAAAAGCAAGACCTGTAGCTAATTTATGTATTAAATGTAAGGAGATAGAAGAAGAAAATGAATAA
- a CDS encoding menaquinone biosynthesis decarboxylase, translating into MNQFLEEAKKRSWLKIIDKPLDVNLEIPHVAYIETKKEDSKILLFKNPVDKKEGIKYDIPVLMNTFANYEITEFIFGKHPDKIAKEIEELLHIKPPESFKEKINSLKTVFKLKNIFPKKLKKEGRCQQIKYTENINLDIIPILKTWEKDAGKFITAGHIYTQSIDGKIKNLGLYRIQKLNKDKLIIHWQIHKDGNHFFQEYKKAGKKMPVSIAIGGDPLYFWCGQAPLPYGIFELLLYGFIRNKNPKLVKSITNDIYIPEDVDIVIEGEVDPNNFAPEGPFGDHTGYYTPVEKFPVMEVKAITMKKNPIYQATVVGKPPVEDKYMGWATERIFLPLLKTTTPDLIDYHMPENGCFHNLLIAKISPRYKGHSKQIMHALWGVGQMSFLKHAIFVDENAPDLTDYENLARYILNRLSNKSFLITEGIVDQLDHASYESLVGGKLGIDATGKEIKKEIEILDDKALLEKLQKLDKDIKEIKQYFTDTSNPILLVKIQKTKPVKEIFNKLKQLKKHLKIVIFLDDKKENDLNNPYMLVWRITGDIDALYDVWIEEIWGVNATSKNDIDGYYRKWPEEIKCNKEVLNSLKEKGIIDIDENFLKKYQI; encoded by the coding sequence ATTAATCAGTTTTTAGAAGAAGCAAAAAAAAGAAGCTGGCTTAAAATAATAGATAAGCCTTTAGATGTTAATCTTGAAATTCCACATGTTGCTTATATAGAAACTAAAAAAGAAGATTCAAAAATCCTTTTATTTAAAAATCCAGTAGATAAAAAAGAAGGAATAAAATATGATATCCCTGTATTAATGAATACTTTTGCAAATTATGAAATTACCGAATTTATTTTTGGAAAACATCCAGATAAGATTGCAAAAGAGATAGAAGAATTATTACATATAAAACCACCAGAAAGTTTTAAAGAAAAAATAAATTCTTTAAAAACTGTTTTTAAACTAAAAAATATATTTCCCAAAAAATTAAAAAAAGAAGGAAGATGTCAGCAGATAAAATACACAGAAAATATAAATCTTGATATTATTCCTATACTAAAAACATGGGAAAAAGATGCAGGAAAATTTATAACTGCAGGACATATTTATACTCAAAGTATAGATGGTAAAATAAAAAATCTTGGTTTATACAGAATCCAAAAACTAAATAAAGATAAACTTATTATCCATTGGCAGATTCATAAAGATGGAAATCATTTTTTTCAAGAGTATAAAAAAGCAGGTAAAAAAATGCCTGTTTCTATAGCAATAGGAGGAGATCCATTATATTTTTGGTGTGGGCAAGCACCACTTCCTTATGGAATTTTTGAGCTTTTATTATATGGATTTATAAGAAATAAAAATCCAAAGCTTGTAAAATCTATTACAAATGATATTTATATTCCTGAAGATGTTGATATAGTAATAGAAGGAGAAGTTGATCCGAATAATTTTGCCCCTGAAGGACCTTTTGGAGACCATACTGGTTATTATACCCCTGTTGAAAAATTTCCAGTAATGGAAGTTAAAGCAATTACAATGAAAAAAAATCCTATATATCAAGCTACAGTAGTAGGAAAGCCACCTGTTGAAGATAAATATATGGGATGGGCTACAGAAAGAATATTTTTACCACTTTTAAAAACAACAACCCCTGATTTAATAGATTATCATATGCCAGAAAATGGATGTTTCCATAACTTACTTATTGCAAAAATATCCCCAAGATATAAAGGTCATTCAAAACAGATAATGCATGCTTTATGGGGAGTTGGGCAGATGAGCTTTTTAAAGCATGCTATTTTTGTTGATGAAAATGCACCTGATTTAACTGATTATGAAAATTTAGCAAGATACATACTAAATAGATTAAGTAATAAATCCTTTTTAATTACAGAAGGAATAGTTGACCAGCTTGACCATGCAAGTTATGAATCTCTCGTTGGTGGAAAACTTGGAATAGATGCAACAGGTAAAGAAATAAAAAAAGAGATTGAAATTTTAGATGATAAAGCCCTTTTGGAAAAACTTCAAAAACTGGATAAAGATATAAAAGAGATAAAACAGTATTTTACAGATACTTCAAATCCAATTTTATTAGTAAAAATACAAAAAACAAAACCTGTAAAAGAAATTTTTAATAAATTAAAACAGCTAAAAAAACATTTAAAAATAGTGATTTTTCTTGATGATAAAAAAGAAAATGATTTAAACAATCCATATATGCTTGTTTGGAGAATAACAGGAGATATAGATGCATTATATGATGTTTGGATAGAAGAAATATGGGGAGTAAATGCTACTTCTAAAAATGATATTGATGGATATTATAGAAAATGGCCAGAAGAGATTAAATGTAATAAAGAAGTTTTAAATAGTTTAAAAGAAAAAGGCATAATTGATATAGACGAAAATTTTCTTAAAAAATACCAAATTTAA